In Agromyces sp. G08B096, a genomic segment contains:
- a CDS encoding sugar ABC transporter permease — protein sequence MTTVDRGDAAPSAIEGERIVAPVPPSADGKSRQRAARRRGGLTPYALLVPASVVLAAIVGWPLIQLIITSFQEYGRAQVFGAPPEWVWFQNYTDVLTDPVFYTVLLRTIAFAAVCVVLTMVVGTLIALMMTRLPKAFRILLSVGLLLAWAMPALTATIVWGWMFDTDYGVINHVLVNFFGLEEFFKHPWLIEPLSFFTVATIIIVWGAVPFVAFTLYAGLTQVPDEVLEAAQLDGAGAVQRFRLVIFPYLKPIFLVTAILQIIWDMKVFTQIFALQDIGGIRAETNTLGVYIYQVSIAGGEFGIGGALAIIFALIMMSISVFYIRHLIKEDEQ from the coding sequence ATGACCACGGTCGACCGCGGCGACGCCGCACCGAGCGCCATCGAGGGCGAGCGGATCGTCGCCCCCGTGCCGCCGAGCGCCGACGGGAAATCGCGCCAGCGCGCGGCCCGCCGCCGCGGCGGTCTCACGCCCTACGCCCTGCTCGTGCCCGCGAGCGTCGTGCTGGCCGCCATCGTCGGCTGGCCGCTCATCCAGCTCATCATCACCTCGTTCCAGGAGTACGGCCGCGCCCAGGTCTTCGGCGCCCCGCCCGAGTGGGTCTGGTTCCAGAACTACACCGATGTGCTCACCGACCCCGTGTTCTACACGGTGCTGCTGCGCACCATCGCCTTCGCCGCCGTGTGCGTCGTTCTCACCATGGTGGTGGGCACGCTCATCGCGCTCATGATGACCCGGCTGCCGAAGGCGTTCCGCATCCTGCTCTCCGTCGGGCTGCTCCTCGCCTGGGCGATGCCCGCCCTCACCGCGACCATCGTCTGGGGGTGGATGTTCGACACCGACTACGGCGTCATCAACCACGTCCTCGTGAACTTCTTCGGCCTCGAGGAGTTCTTCAAGCACCCGTGGCTGATCGAGCCGCTGAGCTTCTTCACCGTCGCGACGATCATCATCGTCTGGGGCGCGGTGCCGTTCGTGGCGTTCACGCTCTACGCCGGGCTCACCCAGGTGCCCGACGAGGTGCTCGAGGCCGCCCAGCTCGACGGCGCCGGCGCCGTCCAGCGGTTCCGCCTGGTGATCTTCCCGTACCTCAAGCCCATCTTCCTCGTCACGGCGATCCTGCAGATCATCTGGGACATGAAGGTCTTCACGCAGATCTTCGCCCTGCAGGACATCGGCGGCATCCGCGCCGAGACGAACACGCTCGGCGTGTACATCTACCAGGTCTCGATCGCCGGCGGCGAGTTCGGCATCGGCGGCGCGCTGGCCATCATCTTCGCGCTCATCATGATGTCGATCTCGGTGTTCTACATCCGGCACCTCATCAAGGAGGACGAGCAGTGA
- a CDS encoding extracellular solute-binding protein: MRKLGIVALGAAAALTLAGCATSGGTDASEEGAEIRVWLVGTDTPDEAREYLKTTFEEENPGSTLVIEEQAWEGLVDRLTTSLSGSDSPDVVEVGNTQAAAFTSAGAFADLTEHYEELGGDDLLPGFVEAGTYDDKFYAAPLYSGSRLVFYKKDALAAAGLSVPTTLDEYVSTGEALAAANPGKSGIWWPGQDWRNALPFIWENGGEIAVPDGEEWDAQLSSPESVAGLKQVQEAMTKASVAPKDANETGPEVGFCDGTTLQLSAPSWVKWSILAPADAETPGCPDQEANLGVYALPGKDGGAAQVMAGGSNIGIAAKSKHPELALEALKIILSDEFQTIYGENGLVPAKLSLADTLGTDEVAQATAEAAGNARLTPASPKWADVEAARILEDLFVNIAQGGDVQSLAEEADTQIEDILNG, translated from the coding sequence ATGAGGAAACTCGGCATCGTGGCGCTCGGCGCCGCTGCTGCGCTCACCCTCGCCGGTTGTGCCACCTCCGGAGGCACGGACGCCTCCGAAGAGGGCGCCGAGATCCGCGTCTGGCTCGTCGGCACCGACACGCCCGACGAGGCTCGCGAGTACCTGAAGACCACGTTCGAGGAGGAGAACCCCGGTTCGACCCTCGTCATCGAGGAGCAGGCCTGGGAGGGCCTCGTCGACCGCCTCACCACGAGCCTCTCCGGCTCGGACAGCCCCGACGTGGTCGAGGTCGGCAACACGCAGGCCGCCGCCTTCACGTCGGCCGGCGCCTTCGCCGACCTCACCGAGCACTACGAGGAGCTCGGCGGCGACGACCTGCTCCCCGGCTTCGTCGAGGCGGGCACGTACGACGACAAGTTCTACGCCGCCCCGCTCTACTCGGGCTCGCGCCTGGTCTTCTACAAGAAGGACGCGCTCGCCGCGGCCGGCCTCTCGGTCCCGACCACGCTCGACGAGTACGTCTCGACGGGCGAGGCGCTCGCCGCCGCGAACCCCGGCAAGTCGGGCATCTGGTGGCCCGGCCAGGACTGGCGCAACGCCCTGCCCTTCATCTGGGAGAACGGCGGCGAGATCGCCGTGCCCGACGGTGAGGAGTGGGACGCGCAGCTCAGCTCGCCCGAGTCGGTCGCCGGCCTGAAGCAGGTCCAGGAGGCCATGACCAAGGCCTCGGTCGCGCCGAAGGACGCGAACGAGACCGGCCCCGAGGTCGGCTTCTGCGACGGCACCACGCTGCAGCTGTCGGCCCCGAGCTGGGTCAAGTGGTCGATCCTCGCCCCGGCCGACGCAGAGACGCCCGGCTGCCCCGACCAGGAGGCCAACCTCGGCGTCTACGCCCTGCCCGGCAAGGACGGCGGCGCCGCCCAGGTCATGGCGGGCGGGTCGAACATCGGCATCGCGGCCAAGTCGAAGCACCCCGAGCTCGCGCTCGAGGCGCTGAAGATCATCCTGTCGGACGAGTTCCAGACGATCTACGGCGAGAACGGCCTCGTGCCGGCCAAGCTGTCGCTCGCCGACACGCTCGGCACCGACGAGGTCGCGCAGGCGACCGCCGAGGCGGCCGGCAACGCGCGGCTCACCCCGGCGTCGCCGAAGTGGGCCGACGTCGAGGCGGCGCGCATCCTGGAGGACCTCTTCGTGAACATCGCCCAGGGCGGCGACGTGCAGTCGCTCGCCGAGGAGGCGGACACGCAGATCGAGGACATCCTCAACGGCTAG
- the nagB gene encoding glucosamine-6-phosphate deaminase gives MAEIVIVPGEQEAGDLVADAIVALIKAKPDAVLGLATGSTPLATYRALARRIHDDRIDVRGIRGFALDEYVGLPAGHPESYRAVITREVVEPLGLTPELVRVPNGDPAGIEHAGADYEAAITAAGGVDLQILGIGRTGHIGFNEPGSSLASLTRVKTLTAPTRADNARFFDSPDDVPMHCITQGIGTILRARHLVLLAFGEAKAPAVAAAVEGPVSASQPGSAIQLHPHATVVVDEAAASQLANIDYYRHAWANKPAWQGI, from the coding sequence ATGGCAGAGATCGTGATCGTCCCGGGCGAGCAGGAGGCAGGCGACCTGGTCGCCGACGCCATCGTCGCCCTCATCAAGGCCAAGCCCGACGCCGTGCTCGGGCTCGCCACCGGGTCGACCCCGCTCGCGACCTACCGCGCTCTCGCCCGGCGCATCCACGACGACCGCATCGACGTCCGCGGCATCCGCGGGTTCGCGCTCGACGAGTACGTCGGCCTGCCCGCCGGGCACCCCGAGAGCTACCGCGCGGTCATCACGCGCGAGGTCGTCGAACCTCTCGGCCTCACGCCCGAGCTCGTCCGGGTGCCGAACGGCGACCCGGCCGGCATCGAGCACGCGGGCGCCGACTACGAGGCGGCGATCACTGCGGCGGGCGGCGTCGACCTGCAGATCCTCGGCATCGGCCGCACCGGGCACATCGGCTTCAACGAGCCGGGCTCGTCGCTCGCGTCGCTCACGCGCGTGAAGACGCTGACCGCTCCGACGAGGGCCGACAACGCGCGGTTCTTCGACTCGCCCGACGACGTCCCGATGCACTGCATCACGCAGGGCATCGGCACCATCCTCCGGGCGCGGCACCTCGTCCTCCTCGCCTTCGGCGAGGCGAAGGCGCCGGCCGTGGCCGCGGCCGTCGAAGGCCCGGTGTCCGCGAGCCAGCCGGGTTCGGCGATCCAGCTGCACCCGCACGCGACGGTCGTCGTCGACGAGGCGGCCGCCTCGCAGCTCGCCAACATCGACTACTACCGGCACGCGTGGGCGAACAAGCCGGCCTGGCAGGGCATCTGA
- a CDS encoding MFS transporter, protein MSVTESPRSRATAMPWPGLVALAAAVFLSITIELLPTGLLPEMGAGLAVPAALIGLTVSVFAFTVVLTSTTLVAATSRMPRRGLLVAVLVVLGVSTALSALATEYWMLIAARVLGGLAHGVFWSIVAATASRLVPERLIGRAVAVVLGGGTLAMILGVPASTILGQALGWRAAFAIVGGLTLLGALAVRLALPRAEAGAAPTAARYRPGDPGFASVLLLCVVTAVTMLGQYAVTTYVAPLVTDLIGLPAGAVGPLLFLSGVAGAVGLVAAGSPLARNATAAMLTALGVAAVALAVLGLAITPVVSVAAFAVWGLAFGAIPPLLQTRLLRTAPPTHRDAASALYTTAFNTGIGGGALVGSIVFGAFGVAALPWGYAAVLVVAAVLVAVGARSGRRGSPIGDATPPAQPAGTSTPTRPSTT, encoded by the coding sequence ATGTCCGTCACCGAATCCCCGCGCTCGCGCGCGACCGCCATGCCGTGGCCGGGCCTCGTCGCCCTCGCTGCGGCCGTCTTCCTGTCCATCACGATCGAGCTGCTGCCGACGGGCCTTCTGCCCGAGATGGGGGCAGGACTGGCGGTGCCGGCCGCCCTCATCGGGCTCACCGTCTCGGTGTTCGCGTTCACCGTCGTGCTCACGTCGACGACGCTGGTCGCCGCCACGAGCCGGATGCCCCGCCGCGGACTGCTCGTCGCGGTGCTCGTCGTCCTCGGCGTCTCGACCGCGCTGTCGGCGCTCGCGACCGAGTACTGGATGCTCATCGCCGCGCGCGTGCTCGGCGGCCTCGCCCACGGCGTCTTCTGGTCGATCGTCGCCGCGACGGCGTCCCGGCTGGTGCCCGAGCGGCTCATCGGTCGAGCGGTCGCGGTCGTGCTCGGCGGCGGCACGCTCGCGATGATCCTCGGCGTGCCCGCGTCGACGATCCTCGGTCAGGCGCTCGGCTGGCGCGCGGCCTTCGCGATCGTCGGCGGGCTCACCCTGCTCGGGGCGCTGGCGGTTCGGCTCGCGCTGCCGCGGGCCGAGGCCGGCGCGGCGCCCACGGCCGCGAGATACCGGCCGGGCGACCCCGGCTTCGCGTCGGTGCTCCTGCTGTGCGTGGTGACGGCCGTCACGATGCTCGGCCAGTACGCCGTGACGACGTACGTGGCGCCGCTCGTGACCGACCTGATCGGGCTGCCGGCCGGTGCCGTGGGGCCGCTGCTGTTCCTCTCGGGCGTCGCCGGCGCCGTCGGCCTCGTCGCCGCGGGATCTCCCCTCGCCCGCAACGCCACCGCGGCCATGCTCACCGCCCTCGGCGTCGCCGCCGTCGCCCTGGCCGTGCTCGGGCTCGCCATCACCCCCGTGGTCTCGGTGGCCGCGTTCGCCGTGTGGGGGCTCGCGTTCGGGGCGATCCCGCCGCTGCTGCAGACCCGGCTGCTCCGGACGGCGCCGCCGACGCACCGGGATGCCGCGAGCGCGCTGTACACCACGGCGTTCAACACCGGCATCGGCGGCGGCGCCCTCGTGGGATCGATCGTGTTCGGCGCGTTCGGGGTCGCCGCCCTGCCCTGGGGCTATGCCGCGGTCCTCGTCGTGGCGGCCGTGCTCGTCGCCGTCGGCGCCAGGTCGGGTCGCCGCGGCAGCCCGATCGGGGATGCCACGCCGCCGGCTCAGCCCGCCGGGACGAGTACGCCGACGCGGCCGTCGACGACGTAG
- a CDS encoding TetR/AcrR family transcriptional regulator: MPKVTEAHRVARRAEIVGAAIRCFARKGYRGTSMADIIQESGLSAGAIYGHFAGKQELFAEVAATVLAARREELAAGRGGGAPLGPAQVMAILIDGIRREPFSVLFVQLWAEAAIDPEIRRLANGVFMQLRATVAAALAEWARAEPGRVDGDPAAWADRVAPVVLGVAPGFMVQRAIVDGFDEDAYLTAIADVLPR, from the coding sequence ATGCCGAAGGTCACCGAGGCGCACCGAGTCGCCCGACGCGCCGAGATCGTCGGCGCCGCGATCCGCTGCTTCGCGCGGAAGGGGTACCGGGGCACCTCCATGGCCGACATCATCCAGGAGTCCGGCCTGTCCGCGGGGGCGATCTACGGCCACTTCGCCGGAAAGCAGGAGCTCTTCGCCGAGGTCGCGGCGACCGTGCTCGCCGCCAGGCGCGAAGAGCTCGCGGCCGGCCGGGGCGGCGGCGCCCCCCTCGGCCCGGCGCAGGTCATGGCGATCCTCATCGACGGCATCCGCCGAGAGCCGTTCAGCGTGCTGTTCGTCCAGCTCTGGGCCGAGGCGGCCATCGACCCCGAGATCCGCCGGCTCGCCAACGGCGTCTTCATGCAACTGCGCGCGACCGTCGCCGCTGCGCTCGCCGAATGGGCGCGCGCCGAGCCAGGGCGGGTCGACGGCGATCCCGCCGCCTGGGCCGACCGCGTCGCCCCGGTCGTGCTCGGCGTCGCGCCCGGCTTCATGGTGCAGCGCGCGATCGTCGACGGGTTCGACGAGGACGCCTACCTCACCGCGATCGCGGACGTCCTCCCCCGCTGA
- a CDS encoding carbohydrate ABC transporter permease yields MGTVVYSALAVLLFFVFAFPVYWMLNTSLQPNNDIRGSEIHFWPDNFTLRNYETVLFDPGRTPFLPAAANSLIVTLLTVVIALVFAFLASVAVTRFRFKSRRAFILAILTIQMIPGEAMIVSVFRVIDGWHLLNTIAGLTIVYIAAVLPFTIWTLRGFVNGVPVELEEAAMIDGCSRAGAFWRVTFPLLAPGLVATGVFGFIQAWNEFLMALVLNARPEMMTLPVWLRTFLVANGTTNWAAIMAGSTLMAIPVIVFFLIVQGRMTSGLVSGAVKG; encoded by the coding sequence ATCGGCACGGTCGTCTACAGTGCGCTCGCCGTGCTGCTGTTCTTCGTGTTCGCGTTCCCCGTGTACTGGATGCTGAACACCTCGCTCCAGCCGAACAACGACATCCGCGGCTCCGAGATCCACTTCTGGCCCGATAACTTCACCCTCCGCAACTACGAGACCGTGCTGTTCGACCCGGGCCGCACGCCGTTCCTGCCCGCCGCGGCGAACTCGCTCATCGTGACGCTGCTGACCGTGGTGATCGCGCTCGTGTTCGCGTTCCTCGCCTCGGTGGCGGTCACCCGGTTCCGCTTCAAGAGCCGGCGGGCGTTCATCCTCGCGATCCTCACGATCCAGATGATCCCGGGCGAGGCGATGATCGTCTCGGTGTTCCGCGTCATCGACGGCTGGCATCTGCTGAACACGATCGCGGGGCTCACGATCGTGTACATCGCGGCGGTCCTGCCGTTCACGATCTGGACCCTGCGGGGCTTCGTGAACGGCGTGCCGGTCGAGCTCGAGGAGGCGGCGATGATCGACGGCTGCTCGAGGGCGGGCGCGTTCTGGCGGGTCACCTTCCCGCTCCTCGCTCCCGGCCTCGTGGCGACCGGCGTGTTCGGCTTCATCCAGGCCTGGAACGAGTTCCTCATGGCGCTGGTGCTGAACGCCCGGCCCGAGATGATGACCCTGCCCGTGTGGCTGCGCACCTTCCTCGTGGCGAACGGCACGACGAACTGGGCGGCGATCATGGCCGGCTCGACGCTCATGGCGATCCCCGTGATCGTCTTCTTCCTCATCGTGCAGGGCCGGATGACGAGCGGGCTCGTGAGCGGAGCGGTCAAGGGATGA
- a CDS encoding ROK family transcriptional regulator, with protein MLTSPYGAHAAGGRALRATAKVLPEHARSHNRSLVLQTLYSAGARSRADVARETGLTRVTVSDLVAELIAEGLVVELGQREDARPGKPATLIDVDRAAFQIVGLDLSEHDQLRGAVIDLDRNLVARADVPLDGATGDEATALVVGLARRLADLATAPVLGVGIGTPGVVDAAGVVRSAPNLGWTDEPLQALVGGALGVPVHVANDANVAVLAEHGAGDERDLLLVKIGHGVGAGLIVGGRPVHGTDFAAGEIGHVVVGTDGGPRCACGKHGCLEAWVAVPRLVAQLAAIEADGGEASARDDVLREAGRRLGIVLAPVVGALNLAEVVLSGPAELLDGAFHDAAVDTLRSRTMAEQHRDLRLRMTELGQDIVLRGSAVMVLSGQLGVS; from the coding sequence CTGCTCACCTCCCCGTACGGCGCCCACGCCGCGGGCGGCCGCGCACTCCGCGCCACCGCCAAGGTCCTGCCCGAGCACGCGCGGAGCCACAACCGCTCCCTCGTCCTGCAGACGCTCTACTCCGCCGGAGCCCGCAGCCGCGCCGACGTGGCCCGCGAGACCGGCCTCACCCGCGTCACCGTCTCCGACCTCGTCGCCGAGCTCATCGCCGAAGGACTCGTCGTCGAACTCGGCCAGCGCGAGGATGCGCGACCCGGCAAGCCCGCCACCCTCATCGACGTCGACCGCGCCGCCTTCCAGATCGTCGGCCTCGACCTCTCAGAGCACGACCAGCTGCGCGGCGCCGTCATCGACCTCGACCGCAACCTCGTCGCCCGCGCCGACGTGCCCCTCGACGGCGCCACCGGCGACGAGGCCACCGCGCTCGTCGTCGGCCTCGCCCGCCGGCTCGCCGACCTCGCGACCGCACCCGTGCTCGGTGTCGGCATCGGGACGCCCGGTGTGGTCGACGCCGCAGGCGTGGTGCGCTCGGCGCCGAACCTCGGCTGGACCGACGAGCCGCTGCAGGCCCTCGTCGGCGGCGCGCTCGGCGTCCCCGTGCACGTGGCGAACGACGCCAACGTCGCCGTCCTCGCCGAACACGGCGCCGGCGACGAGCGGGACCTCCTCCTCGTGAAGATCGGCCACGGCGTCGGCGCCGGCCTCATCGTCGGCGGCCGCCCCGTGCACGGCACCGACTTCGCCGCGGGCGAGATCGGCCACGTCGTGGTCGGCACCGACGGCGGGCCGCGCTGCGCCTGCGGCAAGCACGGCTGCCTCGAGGCGTGGGTCGCCGTGCCGCGACTCGTCGCCCAGCTCGCGGCCATCGAGGCCGACGGCGGCGAGGCATCCGCCCGCGACGACGTGCTGCGCGAGGCGGGCCGCCGGCTCGGCATCGTGCTCGCGCCCGTCGTGGGCGCCCTGAACCTGGCGGAGGTCGTGCTGAGCGGCCCCGCCGAACTGCTCGACGGGGCGTTCCACGACGCCGCCGTCGACACCCTCCGGAGCAGGACGATGGCGGAACAGCACCGTGATCTCCGGCTGCGGATGACCGAGCTCGGGCAGGACATCGTCCTGCGCGGCTCGGCCGTCATGGTCCTCTCAGGACAACTCGGGGTCTCCTAG
- a CDS encoding ROK family protein, whose amino-acid sequence MKLGIDIGGTKTAAVAIGADGELTDQLRMPTGFGADAVVATALRTVERMSELAGVEASAFQSIGIGIPGAVDSRTGRVAHAVNLGLEGLDLGPRLSDRLGVAVRVENDVKAAALGAHHLLGVADGLRTHSMAYLNLGTGLAAGIVLDGRLLRGGHGVAGEIGHIPVDPAGELCGCGQRGCLETLASGWAIARMWPTQHALPARDVFDRAALGDAPAVAVRERFLTGVAAAVRLLVLTTDVDDVVIGGGLAALGDELVTGTRRILDEWSADSAFLASLGLARRVQVVPHGFPAAAVGAALVGEDPWQRS is encoded by the coding sequence GTGAAACTCGGCATCGACATCGGCGGCACGAAGACCGCCGCCGTCGCGATCGGCGCGGACGGCGAGCTCACCGACCAGTTGCGGATGCCCACCGGGTTCGGCGCCGATGCCGTCGTGGCCACGGCGCTCCGCACGGTCGAGCGCATGAGCGAGCTCGCGGGCGTCGAGGCGTCGGCGTTCCAGTCGATCGGGATCGGCATCCCGGGGGCGGTCGACAGCCGCACGGGCCGGGTGGCCCACGCCGTGAACCTCGGCCTCGAGGGGCTCGACCTCGGGCCGCGTCTGTCCGATCGCCTCGGCGTCGCCGTCCGCGTCGAGAACGACGTGAAGGCGGCCGCGCTCGGCGCCCATCACCTCCTCGGCGTGGCCGACGGACTCCGCACGCACTCGATGGCCTACCTGAACCTCGGCACCGGCCTCGCGGCCGGCATCGTGCTCGACGGCCGCCTGCTCCGCGGCGGGCACGGGGTCGCCGGCGAGATCGGCCACATCCCCGTCGATCCGGCCGGCGAGCTCTGCGGCTGCGGTCAGCGCGGATGCCTCGAGACACTCGCCTCCGGCTGGGCGATCGCGCGCATGTGGCCGACGCAGCACGCGCTGCCGGCTCGCGACGTCTTCGACCGCGCCGCGCTCGGCGACGCTCCTGCCGTCGCGGTGCGCGAACGCTTCCTCACCGGCGTCGCCGCGGCCGTGCGCCTGCTCGTCCTCACGACCGACGTCGACGACGTCGTCATCGGGGGCGGGCTCGCCGCGCTCGGCGACGAGCTCGTGACGGGAACGCGTCGTATCCTCGACGAGTGGAGCGCCGACTCGGCGTTCCTCGCTTCCCTCGGCCTCGCGCGGCGCGTGCAGGTCGTTCCCCACGGATTCCCGGCTGCGGCGGTGGGTGCCGCGCTGGTTGGAGAGGACCCATGGCAGAGATCGTGA
- a CDS encoding glycoside hydrolase family 3 N-terminal domain-containing protein: MTELHRTGAGEGLRRDILTTLLPAFDGPEAPQWVLDLLREGLGGVCLFGSNVVSPGQLAALTAALRAAGPESVVAIDEEGGDVTRLFYDRGAPYPGNAVLGRLDLLEATEQVAREVGLALREAGVTLTFAPDADVNSNPDNPVIGVRSFGADPVLAARHTAAWVRGVQSTGIAASAKHFPGHGDSATDSHLALPVLDVPEQVLVERELVPFRAAIEAGTATIMTSHILLPQLDADLPATLSPRILHSLLRGELGFEGVIVTDALDMQGASGERGIPEAAVLALVAGCDLLCIGSDVAPETVDAIVAAVTAAVDEGRLSPERIADAAARVRALARTQPDASEPGAAGGTVQPAPSPMGPAQVARAFDIRPGALDALRGARRVGTVVRVDTTANIAIGEVPWGPFAAEAEASAPSWLSRAGIVVLAADAPLADPAALPGPVLVVGKDLHRHAFAVAAIEGLRAVRDDVVTVDLGWPSTDRAVADLATFGASRLVGDALIDVVGRALEADPAVLA, from the coding sequence ATGACCGAGCTCCACCGGACCGGCGCGGGCGAGGGCCTGCGCCGGGACATCCTCACGACGCTGCTGCCCGCCTTCGACGGTCCCGAGGCGCCGCAGTGGGTGCTCGACCTGCTCCGCGAGGGCCTCGGCGGCGTCTGCCTGTTCGGCTCGAACGTCGTCTCGCCGGGTCAGCTGGCCGCGCTCACCGCGGCGCTGCGCGCGGCCGGCCCCGAGTCGGTCGTCGCGATCGACGAGGAAGGCGGCGACGTCACCCGGCTGTTCTACGACCGCGGGGCGCCCTACCCGGGCAACGCGGTGCTGGGCCGGCTCGACCTCCTGGAGGCGACGGAGCAGGTCGCCCGCGAGGTCGGGCTCGCGCTCCGCGAGGCGGGCGTCACGCTCACCTTCGCGCCGGACGCGGACGTGAACTCCAACCCCGACAACCCGGTCATCGGCGTGCGCAGCTTCGGCGCCGACCCGGTGCTCGCCGCCCGGCACACGGCCGCCTGGGTGCGTGGGGTGCAGTCGACGGGCATCGCGGCGAGCGCCAAGCACTTCCCCGGGCACGGCGACTCGGCGACGGACTCGCACCTGGCGCTGCCGGTGCTCGACGTGCCCGAGCAGGTCCTGGTCGAGCGCGAGCTCGTGCCGTTCCGCGCGGCGATCGAAGCGGGCACCGCGACCATCATGACCAGCCACATCCTGCTGCCCCAGCTGGATGCGGACCTGCCGGCCACCCTCTCCCCGCGCATTCTGCACAGCCTGCTCCGCGGGGAGCTGGGGTTCGAGGGCGTCATCGTCACCGACGCCCTCGACATGCAGGGGGCGAGCGGCGAGCGCGGCATCCCGGAAGCTGCCGTGCTCGCCCTCGTCGCCGGCTGCGACCTGCTGTGCATCGGGTCGGATGTCGCGCCCGAGACGGTCGACGCGATCGTGGCGGCCGTGACGGCGGCGGTCGACGAGGGGCGCCTCTCGCCGGAGCGTATCGCGGATGCGGCAGCCAGGGTGCGCGCGCTCGCTCGCACCCAGCCGGATGCCTCGGAGCCTGGCGCAGCCGGCGGGACGGTGCAGCCCGCGCCCTCGCCGATGGGACCCGCCCAGGTGGCACGCGCCTTCGACATCCGCCCCGGCGCGCTCGACGCCCTGCGGGGCGCCCGGCGCGTCGGCACGGTGGTGCGCGTCGACACGACGGCGAACATCGCGATCGGCGAGGTGCCCTGGGGGCCGTTCGCCGCGGAGGCGGAGGCATCCGCCCCGTCGTGGCTGTCTCGGGCAGGCATCGTCGTGCTCGCCGCGGACGCGCCGCTCGCGGACCCCGCCGCGCTCCCCGGCCCCGTGCTCGTCGTCGGCAAGGATCTGCACCGGCACGCGTTCGCCGTCGCGGCGATCGAGGGCCTCCGGGCGGTCCGCGACGACGTCGTGACGGTCGACCTCGGCTGGCCGAGCACCGACCGCGCGGTCGCCGACCTCGCGACGTTCGGCGCCTCGCGCCTCGTGGGCGACGCGCTCATCGACGTCGTCGGTCGTGCGCTCGAGGCCGACCCGGCGGTGCTCGCGTGA
- the purU gene encoding formyltetrahydrofolate deformylase produces MTSSPADGHLNHWVFTLACADGPGIVHAVSGAIVAARGNITESQQFASADTGRFFMRVQVESPAGRAEFEEALRPVVAQWDMTWHLDEVGRPLRTLVLASTAGHCVNDLLFRQRAGQLPIEIPLVLSNHGTLRDLVDFYTVPFESAPVTGPEEKAAFERRVLEAVDEHDIELVVLARYMQILSPELCDALAGRCINIHHSFLPGFKGANPYRQAHARGVKLIGATAHFVTSDLDEGPIIEQNVVRVDHSRSVAELVAIGQDEESRTLSQAVKWFAERRVLLDGARTIIFR; encoded by the coding sequence ATGACCTCCTCCCCCGCCGACGGCCACCTGAACCACTGGGTGTTCACCCTCGCCTGCGCCGACGGTCCGGGCATCGTGCACGCGGTGAGCGGAGCCATCGTCGCGGCACGCGGCAACATCACCGAGAGCCAGCAGTTCGCCTCGGCCGACACCGGGCGTTTCTTCATGCGCGTCCAGGTCGAGTCGCCCGCCGGTCGCGCCGAGTTCGAGGAGGCGCTGCGGCCCGTGGTCGCGCAGTGGGACATGACCTGGCACCTCGACGAGGTCGGCCGCCCGCTCCGCACCCTCGTGCTCGCGTCCACCGCCGGCCACTGCGTCAACGACCTGCTCTTCCGGCAGCGGGCGGGCCAGCTGCCCATCGAGATCCCGCTCGTGCTGTCGAACCACGGCACCCTCCGCGACCTCGTCGACTTCTACACGGTGCCGTTCGAGTCCGCGCCCGTCACCGGCCCCGAGGAGAAGGCGGCGTTCGAACGGCGCGTGCTGGAGGCCGTCGACGAGCACGACATCGAGCTCGTCGTCCTCGCCCGGTACATGCAGATCCTCTCGCCCGAGCTGTGCGACGCCCTCGCCGGCCGGTGCATCAACATCCACCACTCGTTCCTCCCCGGCTTCAAGGGCGCGAACCCCTACCGGCAGGCGCACGCCCGAGGCGTGAAGCTCATCGGCGCGACGGCGCACTTCGTGACGAGCGACCTCGACGAGGGCCCGATCATCGAGCAGAACGTCGTGCGCGTCGACCACTCCCGCAGCGTCGCCGAGCTCGTCGCCATCGGCCAGGACGAGGAGAGCCGCACCCTCAGCCAGGCCGTGAAATGGTTCGCCGAGCGCCGGGTGCTGCTCGACGGCGCACGCACCATCATCTTCCGCTGA
- a CDS encoding YrdB family protein, which produces MNDRTPEPMPKIGPNDVLRFLLEVFAIVTLGIFGFTAFPLPWPGVLIGIGAPLLAILLWGLFRSPKAVFAVDPFVKAIVEIAVFSSAAIAWWIMGQPVVAVVLAVVAAVSGIINGRKEFAG; this is translated from the coding sequence GTGAACGACCGCACCCCCGAGCCCATGCCGAAGATCGGCCCGAACGACGTCCTGCGCTTCCTCCTGGAGGTCTTCGCGATCGTCACGCTCGGCATCTTCGGCTTCACGGCGTTCCCGCTGCCGTGGCCCGGCGTGCTCATCGGCATCGGCGCTCCGCTGCTGGCGATCCTGCTGTGGGGCCTGTTCCGGTCGCCGAAGGCGGTGTTCGCCGTCGATCCGTTCGTGAAGGCGATCGTGGAGATCGCGGTGTTCTCCTCGGCCGCGATCGCCTGGTGGATCATGGGCCAGCCCGTCGTCGCGGTCGTGCTCGCCGTGGTGGCGGCGGTGAGCGGCATCATCAACGGCCGCAAGGAGTTCGCGGGCTGA